The following coding sequences are from one Streptomyces angustmyceticus window:
- a CDS encoding aldehyde dehydrogenase family protein, producing the protein MSSAPAWPTVAAEPEDSTDSRRAAAVHRVRDFLVNDAGTVHELLCEISTHRAAAYEIESTIATLDGALDEVAAHRPGRVPRLAAFMPSNVILYSYALYLLVPALYTDRLVFRPSSRVKDQMCRLHALLAERHGLPITLSGASQREFLQEQVRPADVVVFTGAYANAEQIRARLAPGQLFLFLGSGVNPFVVAPGADVEQAARDAIAIRVLNTGQDCLGPDLFTVHESLLDPFVDALVSELKGLRYGPYTDPDADFGPIFYESALEDGAQFLARNRGGIVHGGHVDFRGRRLDPTVVVGAEVTPRTHVPEFFAPIFNIAGYRDQDTLAATLTTGMFTERALGSSVYGHAPRLVEALRRRTTVTLDTTLLSIDNGNAPFGGYGRMANYIADGEDVRAEPVLISQAVAAHRPGAGR; encoded by the coding sequence ATGAGCTCCGCTCCCGCATGGCCGACCGTGGCCGCCGAGCCGGAGGACAGCACCGACAGCCGGCGCGCGGCGGCCGTGCACCGGGTCCGGGACTTCCTGGTGAACGACGCCGGTACCGTGCACGAGCTGCTGTGCGAGATCTCCACCCACCGCGCCGCGGCCTACGAGATCGAGTCGACCATCGCCACCCTCGACGGGGCCCTGGACGAGGTGGCCGCCCACCGGCCCGGCCGGGTCCCCCGGCTGGCCGCCTTCATGCCGTCGAACGTCATCCTCTACTCCTACGCCCTCTACCTGCTGGTCCCGGCGCTCTACACCGACCGGCTGGTCTTCCGCCCCTCCAGCCGGGTCAAGGACCAGATGTGCCGGCTGCACGCCCTGCTCGCCGAGCGGCACGGCCTGCCCATCACCCTCTCCGGCGCCAGCCAGCGGGAGTTCCTGCAGGAGCAGGTGCGCCCCGCCGATGTCGTCGTCTTCACCGGCGCCTACGCCAACGCCGAACAGATCCGGGCCCGGCTCGCCCCCGGGCAGCTCTTCCTCTTCCTCGGCTCCGGCGTCAACCCGTTCGTCGTCGCCCCCGGCGCCGACGTCGAGCAGGCGGCCCGCGACGCCATCGCCATCCGGGTCCTCAACACCGGCCAGGACTGCCTGGGCCCCGACCTGTTCACCGTCCACGAGTCGCTGCTCGACCCGTTCGTCGACGCGCTGGTCAGCGAGCTGAAGGGGCTGCGCTACGGCCCCTACACCGACCCGGACGCCGACTTCGGGCCGATCTTCTACGAGAGCGCGCTGGAGGACGGGGCACAGTTCCTCGCCCGCAACCGCGGCGGCATCGTGCACGGCGGGCACGTCGACTTCCGCGGCCGGCGGCTCGATCCCACCGTCGTCGTCGGCGCCGAGGTCACCCCGCGCACCCATGTGCCGGAGTTCTTCGCCCCGATCTTCAACATCGCCGGCTACCGCGACCAGGACACCCTCGCCGCGACCCTCACCACGGGCATGTTCACCGAACGCGCCCTGGGCTCCAGCGTCTACGGCCACGCCCCCCGCCTCGTCGAGGCGCTGCGCCGGCGCACCACCGTCACCCTCGACACCACCCTGCTGTCCATCGACAACGGCAACGCCCCGTTCGGCGGCTACGGCCGGATGGCCAACTACATCGCCGACGGCGAGGACGTACGGGCCGAACCCGTCCTGATCTCCCAGGCCGTCGCCGCCCACCGACCGGGAGCCGGACGATGA